One genomic window of Burkholderia diffusa includes the following:
- a CDS encoding pirin family protein translates to MFQIRRAADRCHTRQGWLESSHSFPLAGHAEAAPAPFGALRALSEDRIAPTRGFGMQPRRDLEIVTCVLDGALAHRDSLGNGAIVRAGGIQRMSAGTGLMHSETNASCDRVLHLLQIWLQPAERGGRPDYAERRFADDEKRGRLRLVASPDGDDGALSIRADARIFSGLIDGGEEVVFGVPAGRGAYVHVARGDVEVNGHALAAGDGARIAGVDAIAFARGRAAEVLLFDVA, encoded by the coding sequence ATGTTCCAGATCCGCCGCGCCGCCGACCGCTGCCACACGCGCCAAGGCTGGCTCGAGTCGAGCCACAGCTTTCCGCTTGCCGGTCATGCCGAGGCCGCGCCTGCCCCATTCGGCGCGCTGCGCGCGCTGAGCGAGGACCGGATCGCGCCGACACGCGGTTTCGGGATGCAGCCGCGCCGCGACCTCGAAATCGTCACCTGCGTGCTGGACGGCGCGCTCGCGCATCGCGACAGCCTCGGCAACGGCGCCATCGTCCGCGCCGGCGGCATCCAGCGGATGAGCGCCGGCACGGGGCTCATGCACAGTGAAACCAATGCGTCGTGCGACCGCGTGCTGCATCTGCTGCAGATCTGGCTGCAACCGGCCGAGCGCGGCGGGCGACCCGACTACGCGGAGCGGCGTTTCGCCGACGACGAGAAGCGCGGCCGCCTGCGGCTCGTCGCGTCGCCGGACGGCGACGACGGGGCGCTGTCGATCCGGGCGGATGCGCGAATCTTCTCGGGGCTGATCGACGGCGGCGAGGAGGTGGTATTCGGTGTGCCGGCCGGACGCGGTGCTTATGTGCATGTGGCGCGCGGCGACGTGGAAGTCAACGGCCACGCGCTCGCCGCGGGCGACGGTGCGCGGATCGCCGGGGTGGACGCAATCGCGTTCGCACGCGGCCGGGCGGCCGAGGTGCTGCTGTTCGACGTCGCCTGA
- a CDS encoding ABC transporter substrate-binding protein, producing MKKAALCAALALVAGSAFAKEWKTVRIGVDASYPPFESTAPSGEIVGFDVDLTKEICKRINVKCVWVAQDLDGIIPALKAKKYDVIVSSLTVTDKRREQIDFSDKVYDAPARMIAKAGSPLLPTVASLKGKRVGVEQGSTQESYAKAYWEPQGVTIIPYQNQDQVYADLGSGRLDATLQDELQADYGFLRTPRGKGVAFAGPEVKDPKTIGDGTAIGLRKEDTDLKLKINKALADMHKDGTYDRLSHKYFSFSVYSAR from the coding sequence ATGAAGAAGGCCGCCCTGTGCGCCGCCCTCGCCCTCGTGGCGGGCAGCGCCTTCGCGAAAGAGTGGAAGACCGTGCGGATCGGCGTCGATGCCAGCTACCCGCCGTTCGAGTCGACCGCGCCGAGCGGCGAGATCGTCGGTTTCGACGTCGATCTCACCAAGGAAATCTGCAAGCGCATCAACGTGAAGTGCGTGTGGGTCGCGCAGGATCTCGACGGGATCATCCCCGCGCTGAAGGCGAAGAAGTACGACGTCATCGTGTCGTCGCTGACCGTCACCGACAAGCGTCGCGAGCAGATCGACTTCTCCGACAAGGTGTACGACGCGCCCGCGCGAATGATCGCGAAGGCCGGCTCGCCGCTGCTGCCGACGGTCGCTTCGCTCAAGGGCAAGCGCGTCGGCGTCGAGCAGGGCTCGACGCAGGAATCCTACGCGAAGGCGTACTGGGAACCGCAAGGCGTGACGATCATTCCTTACCAGAACCAGGACCAGGTCTATGCCGATCTCGGCTCGGGCCGCCTCGACGCGACGCTGCAGGATGAACTGCAGGCGGACTACGGCTTCCTGCGCACGCCGCGCGGCAAGGGCGTCGCGTTCGCCGGGCCGGAAGTGAAGGATCCGAAGACGATCGGCGACGGTACCGCGATCGGCCTGCGCAAGGAAGACACGGACCTGAAGCTCAAGATCAACAAGGCGCTGGCCGACATGCACAAGGACGGCACGTACGACCGGCTGTCGCACAAGTATTTCTCGTTCAGCGTCTACTCGGCTCGTTGA
- a CDS encoding ABC transporter permease: MFLQGYGPLILAGTWQTVKLAVLSLALSFLLGLLGAGAKLSRNRVTNGIGTVYTTLIRGVPDLVLMLLLFYSLQIWLNMATDALNWDQIDIDPFLAGVLVLGFIYGAYFTETFRGAFLSVPRGQLEAGSAYGMTNWQVFTRIMFPQMMRFALPGIGNNWQVLVKSTALVSIIGLADVVKASQDAGKGTLRFFFFTLIAGAVYLAITTISNFVLMWLEKRYSTGVRKADL, from the coding sequence ATGTTTCTACAAGGCTACGGCCCGCTGATCCTCGCAGGCACCTGGCAAACCGTCAAACTGGCGGTGCTTTCGCTCGCGCTGTCGTTCCTGCTGGGCCTGCTCGGCGCGGGCGCGAAGCTGTCGCGCAACCGCGTCACGAACGGCATCGGCACCGTCTATACGACGCTGATCCGCGGCGTACCCGATCTCGTGCTGATGCTGCTGCTGTTCTACAGCCTGCAGATCTGGCTGAACATGGCGACCGACGCGCTCAACTGGGATCAGATCGACATCGACCCGTTCCTCGCGGGCGTGCTCGTGCTCGGCTTCATCTACGGCGCGTACTTCACCGAAACCTTCCGCGGCGCATTCCTCTCCGTGCCGCGCGGCCAGCTCGAAGCAGGCAGCGCGTACGGGATGACCAACTGGCAGGTGTTCACGCGGATCATGTTCCCGCAGATGATGCGCTTCGCGCTGCCGGGCATCGGCAACAACTGGCAGGTGCTCGTGAAATCGACCGCACTGGTGTCGATCATCGGCCTCGCGGACGTCGTGAAGGCGTCGCAGGATGCCGGCAAGGGCACGCTGCGGTTCTTCTTCTTCACGCTGATCGCGGGTGCGGTCTATCTCGCCATCACGACGATCTCGAACTTCGTGCTGATGTGGCTCGAAAAGCGCTACTCGACCGGTGTCCGCAAGGCTGACCTATGA
- a CDS encoding ABC transporter permease: MIELINEYWRNYLYTDGFRITGVAITLWLLVVSIGLGFCLSVPLAVARVSKRKWLSGAVWLYTYVFRGTPLYVQLLLCYTGLYSLQVVRGTPLLDAFFRDGMHCTLLAFTLNTCAYTTEIFAGAIKATSYGEIEAARAYGMSTFTMYRRVILPSALRRALPLYSNEVILMLHATTVAFTATVPDILKIARDVNSATYMSFHAFGIAALLYLVISFTLVWLFRQAERRWLAYLRPQGK, translated from the coding sequence ATGATCGAACTCATCAACGAATACTGGCGCAACTACCTCTACACCGACGGCTTCCGCATCACCGGCGTCGCGATCACGCTGTGGCTGCTGGTCGTGTCGATCGGCCTCGGCTTCTGCCTGTCGGTGCCCCTCGCGGTGGCCCGCGTGTCGAAAAGAAAGTGGCTGTCGGGCGCCGTGTGGCTCTACACGTACGTGTTCCGCGGCACGCCGCTCTACGTGCAGTTGCTGCTCTGCTACACCGGCCTCTACAGCCTGCAGGTCGTGCGCGGCACGCCGCTGCTCGACGCGTTCTTCCGCGACGGGATGCACTGCACGCTGCTCGCGTTCACGCTGAACACCTGTGCGTACACCACCGAGATTTTCGCGGGCGCGATCAAGGCGACGTCGTACGGCGAGATCGAAGCCGCGCGCGCGTACGGCATGTCCACCTTCACGATGTATCGCCGCGTGATCCTGCCGTCGGCGCTGCGTCGCGCGCTGCCGCTCTACAGCAACGAAGTGATCCTGATGCTGCACGCAACCACCGTTGCGTTCACCGCGACCGTGCCGGACATCCTGAAGATCGCGCGCGACGTGAACTCGGCGACCTACATGTCGTTCCACGCATTCGGGATCGCAGCCCTGCTCTATCTCGTGATCTCGTTCACGCTCGTGTGGCTGTTCCGCCAGGCCGAGCGTCGCTGGCTCGCGTATCTGCGCCCGCAAGGCAAGTAA
- a CDS encoding ABC transporter ATP-binding protein: protein MNSQTQKLFVDDLHKRYGDNEVLKGVSLKANSGDVISVIGSSGSGKSTMLRCINFLEQPNAGRIVVDGEEVRTTPDKTGALRAADSKQLQRVRTKLSMVFQHFNLWSHMNVIENVMEAPVNVLGIPKKEAEDRAREYLEKVGLAPRVEKQYPSHLSGGQQQRVAIARALAMHPDVMLFDEPTSALDPELVGEVLKVMQKLAEEGRTMIVVTHEMGFARNVSNHVMFLHQGRVEEEGVPSEVFANPKSERLRGFLSGSLK, encoded by the coding sequence ATGAATTCCCAGACTCAGAAGCTTTTCGTCGACGATCTGCACAAGCGGTACGGCGACAACGAGGTGCTCAAGGGCGTGTCGCTGAAGGCCAACTCGGGCGACGTGATCAGCGTGATTGGCTCGTCCGGTTCCGGCAAGAGCACGATGCTGCGCTGTATCAACTTCCTCGAGCAGCCGAACGCGGGCCGCATCGTCGTCGACGGCGAGGAAGTGCGCACCACGCCGGACAAGACGGGCGCGCTGCGCGCGGCCGATTCGAAGCAGCTGCAGCGCGTGCGCACCAAGCTGTCGATGGTGTTCCAGCATTTCAATCTCTGGTCGCACATGAACGTGATCGAGAACGTGATGGAAGCCCCCGTCAACGTGCTCGGCATCCCGAAGAAGGAAGCCGAAGACCGTGCACGCGAGTATCTCGAAAAGGTCGGCCTCGCGCCGCGCGTCGAGAAGCAGTATCCGTCGCACTTGTCGGGCGGCCAGCAGCAGCGCGTCGCGATCGCGCGCGCGCTGGCGATGCATCCGGACGTCATGTTGTTCGACGAGCCCACGTCGGCGCTGGATCCGGAACTGGTCGGTGAAGTGCTGAAGGTGATGCAGAAGCTGGCCGAGGAAGGCCGCACGATGATTGTCGTCACGCACGAGATGGGCTTCGCGCGCAACGTGTCGAATCACGTGATGTTCCTGCACCAGGGGCGCGTCGAGGAAGAAGGCGTGCCGTCCGAGGTGTTCGCCAACCCGAAGAGCGAACGCCTGCGCGGGTTCCTGTCGGGCAGCCTCAAATAA
- a CDS encoding GNAT family N-acetyltransferase yields MQIDIRPATVADVPQILRFITELAIYEKAEHEVVATPASLERSLFGEGTPARALICEVGGEPAGFAVYFFSYSTWLGRQGLYLEDLYVSPRFRGAGAGLRLLKALARIAVDTGCGRFEWSVLDWNEPAIRFYESVGAAPQSEWVRYRLAGDALRAFADGAPVDAA; encoded by the coding sequence GTGCAAATCGACATTCGTCCCGCCACCGTCGCCGACGTGCCGCAAATCCTGCGTTTCATCACCGAGCTGGCCATCTACGAGAAGGCCGAGCATGAGGTGGTCGCGACGCCTGCGTCGCTCGAGCGCAGCCTGTTCGGCGAAGGCACGCCCGCGCGTGCGCTGATCTGCGAGGTCGGCGGCGAGCCGGCCGGCTTCGCCGTGTATTTCTTCTCGTATTCGACGTGGCTCGGCCGCCAGGGGCTGTATCTCGAGGATCTGTACGTATCGCCGCGCTTCCGCGGCGCGGGTGCGGGGCTGCGGCTGCTGAAGGCGCTCGCGCGCATCGCCGTGGACACCGGCTGCGGGCGTTTCGAATGGAGCGTGCTCGACTGGAACGAGCCGGCGATTCGCTTCTACGAAAGCGTCGGCGCGGCGCCGCAGAGCGAATGGGTGCGTTACCGGCTCGCGGGCGATGCGCTGCGCGCGTTCGCCGACGGCGCGCCGGTGGACGCCGCGTAA
- a CDS encoding LysR family transcriptional regulator — protein MMHPDLRRLDLNLLLAFDALYRHRSVAAAAHELAMSPSALSHALARLRDAIGDALFVRLGNEMQPTVRADDIATWAGDALDTMSKGLARARRFDPAQSDRTFVFAASDYMAFAVLPALLARIEQVAPRLRIRVVHSDRKISIDELAAGRIDFALGYHEESTADAPGIEDFDWFSDDYVVIASAAHPSIRRRLTLDQYLAARHVVVTPWNESRGVVDYVLDRLGLARQVAVQLPSVLAAPFVIAESALLMTVPNRAAQALRHAAPIRIFPAPFAIPRYTVKVYSHAKHARTDAHRWLRAQLLDARAAPA, from the coding sequence ATGATGCATCCCGACCTGCGCCGTCTCGACCTGAATCTGCTGCTCGCATTCGACGCGCTGTACCGCCACCGGTCTGTCGCAGCGGCCGCGCACGAACTGGCGATGAGCCCGTCCGCGCTGAGCCACGCGCTTGCCCGACTGCGCGATGCGATCGGCGATGCGCTGTTCGTGCGGCTCGGCAACGAGATGCAGCCGACCGTGCGCGCCGACGACATCGCCACCTGGGCCGGCGATGCGCTCGACACGATGTCGAAAGGACTGGCCCGCGCACGCCGCTTCGATCCCGCGCAAAGCGACCGCACATTCGTGTTCGCCGCGAGCGACTACATGGCATTCGCCGTGCTGCCGGCGTTGCTCGCGCGCATCGAGCAGGTCGCGCCACGGTTGCGGATCCGCGTCGTCCACTCCGACCGAAAGATTTCGATCGACGAGCTCGCAGCCGGCCGCATCGACTTCGCGCTCGGCTATCACGAGGAATCGACCGCCGACGCGCCAGGCATCGAGGATTTCGACTGGTTCTCGGACGACTACGTGGTGATCGCGAGCGCCGCGCATCCGTCGATCCGCCGGCGGCTGACGCTCGACCAGTACCTCGCGGCACGCCACGTGGTCGTCACGCCGTGGAACGAGTCGCGCGGCGTCGTCGACTACGTGCTCGACCGGCTCGGCCTCGCTCGGCAGGTCGCCGTGCAATTGCCGAGCGTGCTGGCCGCACCGTTCGTAATCGCGGAATCCGCACTTCTGATGACGGTGCCGAACCGCGCCGCGCAGGCGTTGCGCCACGCGGCGCCGATCCGCATCTTCCCTGCGCCGTTCGCGATCCCTCGCTACACGGTGAAGGTCTACTCGCATGCGAAGCATGCGCGCACCGACGCGCACCGCTGGCTTCGCGCGCAGTTGCTCGACGCTCGAGCGGCACCCGCTTGA